DNA sequence from the Pichia kudriavzevii chromosome 4, complete sequence genome:
CAATAAGAGTCGGTCCAGACTGTGGTTGGAGACGTCTATTAAGTACTTATTTCTCCAAAGTGCACTTGGACCAATCTATTGGGGTAAATTGGATATTGTAGGTGCAGGAGAAGTGGAAGTGGAAGGGGGGATACAATAAACAATACAATAAACAATACAATGAACGACATGGTGAACGACATGGTAAACGACATGGTGAAGAATACGGTTCAAGATATGGGGCAATTCTCCCACTATGTGTGTATGACTTTTACTTTTCCCTTTccttaattttttttttttgttgggAATATAGCTGATAACAGCATAGTCGTCAAGGCTCAGAAGTTAATGGCCAGGGGGGGGCCAAGACCTAAAATAGGAAATGGCaaaaaatggcaaaaaatggcaaaaaaTGGCAAAGGGGGGGGAGGAAATGTCTCTGAGTATGAATGACGCCAAACCCACTGCATAtctctcaaattcaatatcTGTGCGGCTCGGCGTTGGCGGTCTGCGGCGTTGccttttgttatttttctttccttgtTCTTTCATGTAGTGTCTATCTATCCGCATTGCGCGGCATGGAGCGAGGTCTGGACCGCGGCCGCTGCGAGAAATAGGaatgaaattaaaacaacaaagaaattgaaagacaTTGAAGAATGGCAAACGAACAACGGTTTTTCCCAATTTCTCCCCCCTCTTAGTACTTGCTACTGCCGTATTAGGAAAAGGAGGTGGTATTTCCTGAAAAAATAGTCAGAATTGGGAAATGGTGCGAAAtgagaaataaaaaatgggaaatgAGAAATGGGAAACGAGAAATGGAACTACTATAGTAAGAAACTATTACAATAAGAAACTATTAATGCATGCACTCTGTAGCGCAACTTTCAATGTGCATCCTCTAAGAGAAGTAGAgtagaaagaaaaaaaaaaaaaaaaaatattggcTGCCTCCAAGGTGAGCCCTTTGAGGGTGGGCATGTCCACAAAGCATGTAAGTGGACATTGCATAAAGTGTAGTGACAAGTACAAGGGTTTAGATGGACGTCTCGTATTGCCACCTGATCTGTTCTTCTGCATCCTAACTTCACGGTTTTCTTCCATCTATAGAGGCAGTTGCTTTTGCACCACCATCTTCAAGACACACATATTTGCATCCATATATACGTATATAAGGTGCCactttgttgtttttttttcaatttatagAATTTAAGCTTTCACATCAGCAGGAAGAGTGAAAAATCTACGGGAAAAGTGGGCAAAAACCTAAAACAGCACAAGAGTGTATACCAAGACGGGGGGGCAAGGTACATTACAAGACAATAGAAGACAATAGAAGACACTACTGGAGAGTATTGGAGAGTAGAAACAAACACTACCTAGTGAAGGAAGTTTTATTAAAATGACTCTCAAACGATCATTATCCCAGAAGTTCAAGTCCACGTTGGAAAAGACCAAACGAATAGTGAGCTCCTCATCTCTATCATCATTCGACAATCATTCGCCTTCGGTTTCAGATAGCTTTTCCTTCAACTCCACCGATTTCTCAACTCCATTAACGTCTACATCCACCACCTTCAATGATGCTACGGATTTCGGAGGCTTGGGGATCCAATATAACAAGGACTCGATTTCATTGAATCGAAAGTCAAGTAGTCTTGATCCTCCAACGTTGTTATATtctagaaagaaaagatcaGGAACAATGTCAAGGTCGATACCAAATCGTAAACAGTCTATTGATTTGATCGATACAAGTACTCCTACAAATATCACAAGCTCGATTCCAACTCCAGTGTCTCAAGATGATCTACTAAGTCTGAGCTGTCGTTCGAATTACTCCTTCACTCAGAATGATGAGaactttgaaaatgacACTGGTGGATTGATCATTCTACCTTCAGGtccaaatgatgatgatgatattgatgatgatgataataacaataacaacaacaataataacaataacaacaacaataataacaataacaacaacaataataacaataacaacaataataataacaataaccacaataacaatattaGTGGCAAACTTAACAATACCAATAGCAATGACAACAATAAAACTACCATTGAGGGTAGTCATGATATTCTATTATCGGCTTTCTTATCCCATTCTGcagaattagaaaaaaattcttcatATCTAGACTCGCAATCACAAGATAGaccttcaattttgataCCATCAAATTATAGCTCAACTACAACTTCGTATACTCTGAACTCCTTTGCTGAGAATTCGGCAAAGTGTAACATGGATTTATTGGAATCTCATGAAATCATACAAGACGATGTTGACTCGATCTTCaccaaatcaaatcaaattgatCACCTCGATAAAGATCTAGACACAAGGAAAAATGATTTACTTGCTGACCAGATGgctttgaatattttgcaaaatattgatgaggaagatgtTGACGAACTATCAAAactaaaagaagaaatttcaatgatttaaaaaaataaatggaaATTCTACTTTTATATACCTCTTCCttagcttttttttttcctttgctCAATCCCTTTCACACTTTATAGACTACCATTGTGACCTTTTCTAAACTgtgatttttcttcttttttttctctttaaagaaataataaaacCACaacaatataaaaaaagaacaaaatgaaaacgagaaataaagagaaaatgtAATTTAACATAACTATGTCTTTATCCCCTTCTTTGGCCTTTTCTATCATATAGAAGTCAAAAACTATAGAATCAACTATCCTAACTATGGGTACCTTTATGAACTTTTTCGTAAAATCTGTTTTTCCCCTGCCTCGCTTTACACTTGTCACGTATGGCAAGAGCGTTCAAATATTACTTTTTCTACACGTTATTATTATTCTCCTAGAGATGACATTTAGTTTGTAATTCTAAAAGCTTCCTAGACTCTTTCAAACAAACTTGTGAAATGGTATGTAACTCATTACCTTCTTTATTTTAGAGAAGCGCAAAGATACTAACTACAGTAGTCTTCATTTACTGCACTTAATTTAAGTGATGAGGAGGTGGATATTGAAGAACATACTAGAGAACTTCAGATCGAAGTTGCCTTACAGACGCTACAACGTGGTTTGGAATACCAGAAAAACGGCGATTATCTAAATGCACGTAGGAAGTATGATGAGTTGGGCAGGATCGAAATCATACAAATGGTAAACTCGACA
Encoded proteins:
- a CDS encoding uncharacterized protein (PKUD0D04780) — translated: MTLKRSLSQKFKSTLEKTKRIVSSSSLSSFDNHSPSVSDSFSFNSTDFSTPLTSTSTTFNDATDFGGLGIQYNKDSISLNRKSSSLDPPTLLYSRKKRSGTMSRSIPNRKQSIDLIDTSTPTNITSSIPTPVSQDDLLSLSCRSNYSFTQNDENFENDTGGLIILPSGPNDDDDIDDDDNNNNNNNNNNNNNNNNNNNNNNNNNNNNNNNNHNNNISGKLNNTNSNDNNKTTIEGSHDILLSAFLSHSAELEKNSSYLDSQSQDRPSILIPSNYSSTTTSYTLNSFAENSAKCNMDLLESHEIIQDDVDSIFTKSNQIDHLDKDLDTRKNDLLADQMALNILQNIDEEDVDELSKLKEEISMI